The following are encoded in a window of Colletotrichum lupini chromosome 3, complete sequence genomic DNA:
- a CDS encoding cytochrome P450: MPGNYDARRAVVAGADISLPRIRKSPIESSGENRFVLGRLRADVSSLLDTQHRNSTPKMLSDIQPGSSRLSPFILWPLVVISLVVIGLLLQIIYNVTFHPLCKYPGPKLWAATRIPYALMGARGQTHKEILALHQYYDAEIIRVSPNELSFQHPDAMKEIMGHRKGKTEENAKDPDFTDKNHMDIISANREDHSRYRRILSNGFSAKSMQEQQPIIKSYIDLLIERLHGICSKGPVDVVAWYNYTTFDIIGDLAFGQSFGCLDKSDYHPWVKLIFTNIKMICYVNIARGFKVLEPILKAFIPKEVMKKGMSHRLFVREKVDQRVSLGTSRPDFAETMLKKGAQPMNMPEMYENANVLIVAGSETTATALSGCTYLLLTNPDKLAKLQKEIRTSFQNEDEIDLLSTAKLEYLHAVLEETLRSYPPVPVALPRITPPSGQEILGQWIPGNTTIGVAHWALYHNEKIFSKPFEFHPERWLGDPAFADDHLEALKPFHIGPRNCLGMNLAYAEMKMILAKVMWNFDLQLAAQSKNWIDHDVYLLYNKPPLMVHLTPAVKAAE, translated from the exons ATGCCGGGGAACTATGACGCGCGGCGGGCCGTGGTCGCTGGCGCTGATATTAGCCTGCCTCGCATTCGT AAATCTCCTATAGAAAGCAGCGGCGAAAACCGATTCGTTCTCGGCAGGTTGCGTGCCGACGTCTCTTCTCTTCTAGACACACAACATAGAAACAGCACACCCAAGATGCTGTCAGATATTCAACCCGGGAGCTCCAGGCTCTCGCCTTTTATCCTATGGCCTCTAGTAGTAATCTCACTC GTTGTCATCGGCCTCCTCCTTCAAATCATCTACAACGTAACATTCCACCCTCTCTGCAAATACCCAGGCCCCAAATTATGGGCCGCTACCCGTATCCCCTACGCGTTGATGGGCGCCCGCGGCCAGACGCACAAGGAGATTCTCGCTCTCCATCAGTACTACGACGCCGAGATCATCCGCGTCTCGCCTAACGAGCTCTCCTTCCAGCACCCAGACGCGATGAAGGAGATTATGGGCCACCGCAAGGGCAAGACCGAAGAGAACGCCAAAGACCCGGACTTCACCGACAAGAACCACATGGACATCATCTCGGCCAACCGCGAGGACCACTCCCGCTACCGCCGCATCCTGTCGAACGGCTTCTCCGCCAAGAGCATGCAGGAGCAGCAGCCTATCATCAAGAGCTACATTGACCTCCTGATCGAGCGACTCCACGGTATCTGCAGCAAGGGCCCTGTTGATGTCGTGGCGTGGTACAACTACACCACCTTTGACATTATTGGTGATCTCGCTTTTGGACAGTCTTTCGGATGCCTTGACAAGTCTGACTACCACCCCTGGGTCAAGCTGATTTTCACCAACATCAAGATGATATGTTATGTCAACATTGCCAGGGGATTCAAGGTCCTTGAACCTATCCTCAAGGCCTTTATCCCCAAGGAAGTCATGAAGAAAGGCATGTCTCACAGGCTGTTCGTCCGTGAAAAGGTCGACCAGAGAGTATCTCTCGGCACATCGAGGCCTGACTTTGCGGAAACCATGCTGAAGAAGGGAGCTCAG CCAATGAACATGCCAGAGATGTACGAGAACGCAAATGTTCTCATCGTCGCCGGCTCCGAGACAACAGCGACAGCCCTGTCTGGCTGCACCTACCTCCTTCTCACCAACCCGGACAAGCTGGCTAAGCTGCAAAAGGAGATCAGGACCTCGTTCCAGAACGAAGATGAGATTGACCTCCTCAGCACCGCCAAGCTCGAGTACCTCCACGCCGTCCTCGAGGAGACTCTGCGGTCTTACCCTCCCGTTCCCGTCGCTCTGCCGCGTATCACGCCGCCCTCTGGACAAGAGATTCTTGGACAATGGATCCCTGGAAAT ACCACAATCGGCGTCGCTCATTGGGCCCTCTACCACAACGAAAAGATATTCTCTAAGCCTTTTGAATTCCACCCGGAGCGCTGGCTCGGAGACCCGGCCTTCGCCGACGACCACCTCGAGGCCCTCAAGCCCTTCCACATCGGGCCCCGCAACTGCCTGGGCATGAACCTCGCCTACGCGGAGATGAAGATGATTCTCGCCAAGGTCATGTGGAACTTTGACCTCCAGCTGGCTGCTCAGAGCAAAAATTGGATCGACCACGACGTCTACCTTCTCTACAACAAGCCGCCACTGATGGTGCACTTGACGCCGGCGGTTAAGGCTGCAGAGTAA
- a CDS encoding shikimate/quinate 5-dehydrogenase produces MAFTVLSDNNVKQLFQGFGPEDVALMSDVLTDAFLSYSVGPEAQYQPHRAAVVRPDGTTGLFMPATMEGGMSVKIVGLPPPNSATTDLRCVLTICDGTGKAVGIINAEELTAFRTSLGSILLYRYRQATASIVVFGAGKQALWHLRLALVLRGQDIKTITIVNRSKERPAKLIQRLQAMSKASGVGNTDSVTFTVVEATPDSAPGNAELRSAVEESDVIFCTTPSTQRIFPAEWLTSERGPAKTRYISAIGSYKLNMKELDPDFLRAVVDTSLGAFTSTEGGAEKDGVIFVDSREACLLEAGELVEAKIPAEKIVEVGEFTDKLRNADEGEAGLLREWLEKGLIVYKSVGIGIMDLSLGKVILELAAKHKVGTILPEF; encoded by the coding sequence ATGGCCTTCACAGTCCTATCAGACAACAACGTGAAGCAGCTCTTCCAGGGCTTCGGCCCAGAAGACGTGGCCCTCATGTCCGACGTCCTCACCGACGCATTCCTCTCCTACTCCGTCGGCCCCGAAGCGCAGTACCAGCCCCACCGCGCCGCGGTCGTCAGGCCCGACGGCACCACCGGCCTCTTCATGCCGGCCACGATGGAAGGCGGCATGTCCGTCAAGATCGTGGGCCTCCCGCCGCCCAACTCTGCGACCACCGACCTCCGCTGCGTCCTCACGATCTGCGACGGCACCGGAAAAGCTGTAGGGATCATCAACGCCGAGGAACTCACGGCGTTCCGCACCTCGCTCGGCTCTATCCTGCTGTACAGGTACCGCCAGGCGACGGCAAGCATCGTAGTCTTTGGCGCCGGTAAGCAGGCGCTGTGGCATCTCCGACTAGCACTCGTCCTCCGCGGGCAGGACATCAAGACCATCACCATCGTGAACCGCTCAAAGGAGCGCCCGGCGAAGCTCATCCAGCGGCTCCAGGCCATGAGCAAGGCCAGCGGAGTGGGCAACACCGACTCGGTGACCTTCACCGTCGTCGAAGCGACACCGGACAGCGCGCCAGGCAACGCCGAGCTGCGATCCGCCGTCGAGGAAAGCGACGTCATCTTCTGCACCACGCCGTCCACGCAGCGCATTTTCCCGGCCGAGTGGTTGACCTCGGAGCGCGGCCCGGCCAAGACGCGGTACATCTCGGCCATCGGATCGTACAAGCTCAACATGAAGGAGCTCGACCCGGATTTCCTCCGCGCTGTCGTTGACACGTCCCTCGGAGCCTTCACCTCTACGGAAGGCGGGGCCGAGAAGGACGGCGTCATCTTCGTGGACAGTCGCGAGGCGTGTTTATTGGAGGCTGGCGAGCTGGTGGAGGCCAAGATCCCCGCTGAGAAGATTGTCGAGGTGGGTGAGTTTACTGATAAGCTTCGCAATGCGGATGAGGGTGAGGCGGGGTTGCTGCGGGAGTGGCTTGAGAAAGGGTTGATTGTGTACAAGAGTGTCGGTATTGGCATCATGGACTTGTCTCTGGGCAAGGTCATTCTCGAGTTGGCGGCGAAGCACAAGGTTGGCACGATATTGCCAGAGTTCTAA
- a CDS encoding NADH:flavin oxidoreductase/NADH oxidase yields the protein MPRCLLPTDLTLPTTRIDSFTNQDKSHSTAIYLPARLPVNSSSTRNHWPNVPPPPLQTKHRQKTPQNTAPYPRIITLVSGLLYAGKRTLTPRTTTMTGTANKAAPGVPFYTPAQEPPAGTPVDAPAAPTLFQPLQIRDLTLNNRIWVSPMCQYSADNGHMTDYHLVHLGQFALHGAALTIIEATGVEARGRISPEDVGLWQDSQVAPLKRVVDFIHSQNQAVGIQLAHAGRKASTLAPWITETKGKALALESEGGWPDDCVAPSSIPFTEGWATPRELTLEEIQGVVTAFAESAKRAVEAGVDVIEIHGAHGYLITQFLSPLTNQRTDKYGGSFENRTRILFEVIKAVRDVIPSGMPLFLRISATEWMEYDGKPSWVVEDSIKLAKLLPEAGVDLLDVSSGGNNEAQKIEISPYYQVSIAGKIREALAAEGKKLFIGAVGMISSGEMARSIVQARGSGSAEANGHNGVDQGNAATLEVDEEHGQVTQADAVFVARQFLREPNFVYKIADEIGVRIKWANQYHRAPRRKH from the exons ATGCCGAGGTGTTTGTTACCAACCGACCTTACCCTGCCCACTACCCGCATCGACAGCTTTACAAATCAGGACAAGTCTCACTCGACTGCT ATCTATCTTCCTGCCCGCTTGCCTGTCAACAGTTCATCAACTCGAAACCACTGGCCAAACGTCCCACCCCCTCCGCTTCAAACGAAGCATCGCCAGAAAACGCCGCAAAACACGGCACCTTATCCCCGCATAATCACCCTCGTCTCTGGTCTCCTCTACGCAGGCAAAAGAACATTAACCCCCCGGACGACAACCATGACCGGCACCGCCAACAAGGCCGCCCCAGGCGTGCCGTTTTACACCCCGGCCCAGGAGCCCCCCGCCGGCACCCCCGTCGACGCCCCCGCCGCCCCGACGCTCTTCCAACCCCTCCAGATCCGCGACCTGACCCTCAACAACCGCATCTGGGTCTCGCCCATGTGCCAGTACTCCGCCGACAATGGCCACATGACGGACTACCACCTCGTCCACCTGGGCCAGTTCGCCCTGCACGGCGCGGCGCTGACCATCATCGAGGCCACGGGTGTCGAGGCCCGCGGCCGCATCTCCCCCGAGGACGTCGGTCTGTGGCAGGACTCCCAGGTCGCGCCGCTGAAGCGCGTGGTTGATTTTATTCACTCGCAGAACCAGGCTGTGGGTATTCAGCTTGCTCACGCCGGTCGCAAGGCGAGCACGTTGGCGCCGTGGATTACGGAGACCAAGGGCAAAGCTCTTGCGCTGGAGAGCGAGGGCGGGTGGCCCGATGACTGTGTTGCGCCGAGCTCGATTCCGTTTACCGAAGGATGGGCTACGCCGCGGGAGTTGACTCTTGAGGAAATTCAGGGTGTGGTGACAGCCTTTGCTGAGTCTGCTAAGAGGGCTGTCGAGGCGGGTGTCGATGTCATTGAGATTCACGGCGCACACGGCTACCTGATTACGCAGTTCCTCTCTCCTCTGACCAAC CAACGCACCGACAAGTACGGTGGCAGCTTCGAGAACCGCACCCGCATCCTCTTTGAAGTCATCAAGGCCGTCCGCGACGTCATCCCATCCGGCATGCCGCTCTTCCTGCGCATCTCGGCGACAGAATGGATGGAGtacgacggcaagccctCGTGGGTGGTAGAGGACTCCATCAAGCTCGCCAAGCTCCTCCCCGAAGCCGGCGTCGACTTGCTGGACGTCTCCTCCGGCGGCAACAACGAGGCGCAAAAGATTGAGATCTCGCCGTATTACCAGGTCAGCATCGCGGGCAAGATCCGCGAGGCGCTGGCCGCGGAGGGTAAGAAGCTGTTCATCGGCGCCGTGGGCATGATTTCGAGTGGCGAGATGGCGCGGAGCATCGTGCAGGCCCGGGGCTCTGGTTCTGCGGAGGCGAATGGGCATAATGGTGTTGATCAGGGCAACGCGGCGACGTTGGAGGTTGACGAGGAGCATGGGCAGGTGACGCAGGCGGACGCGGTGTTTGTGGCGAGGCAGTTTTTGCGGGAGCCGAATTTCGTGTACAAGATTGCGGACGAGATTGGGGTGAGGATCAAGTGGGCGAATCAGTACCACCGGGCGCCGCGGAGGAAGCATTGA